GGATGATGGGTAGGAGAATGCCGACGGTGGTAAGTCCCGCTACCGTGGCGGATCCTACGCAAACGCGTATGGCCGCTGCAATCAGCCAGCCCAGTACCAGCGGGGATAAGGCGAGCCCTTGCATGGACTGGCCAATATAGGTGTTGATTCCACCGTCTTTGATCACCTGCATAAAAACGCCGCTGCCGGCGATGATGAGCATGATCGGGGCCACGTCTTTGAATGCAGTTTCGAGGGATTTCATGAGTGATTTCATGCCTGTTCCGCGGCGAAGCCCGAGGAAGTAGATGGCGGCCAGGAGCGAAAGCAGCATGGCGATATTAGGATCTCCGATAATGGATACCGCCGGTCGCAGGGGGCTGCCAGGCGCCATGAAGGGATCGAGGGCCGTGGTGATGGTGAGGAGTATGAGGGGGAGCAGCGCGGTGAAGAGGCTGATGCCCAGTCCTGGCAGCTCATTGTCCGGCCGTTGCTGAATCTGTACGAGCCCTTGTTCGGGTGTAACTTCCATTTTCCGTAGTGTGCTGCCGAACAGGGGACCGGCGATGGCGATGGTGGGGATGGCGATGATAAGGCCGTATACGAGCGTCTTGCCCAGGTCTGCTCCCAGTTGCTGGCTGATGGCTGTGGGGGAGGGGTGCGGGGGTAAAAAGCCGTGGGCGGTGGATAATGCCGAAATCATTGGGATGCCGAGATACAGCAGGGGCAGTCTGGTGGAAAGGCCCGTGGCAAAGATCAGGGGTACCACGATCACGAAGCCGGCGGTGTAAAACATCGGGATGCCTACGAGCAACCCGGCCAGCGCCATGCCCCATTGAATCCTGGGGATGCCGAAAATCCGGATCATCGATGAAGTAATCCGTTGCGCGGCGCCGCTGTCGGCCACCAGCTTGCCCAGCATGGCGCCGAAGCCCAGGATGGTGACGAGCGACCCAAGGGTGGCGCCGATGCCGCCGGTAATGGATTTGCCGATGGCGGGGCCGTCGAGTCCGCAGGCCAGGGCCAGCAGGATGCTGACGATAATAAATGAGATGAAGGTGTCGAGTTTCGCCCACATA
Above is a genomic segment from Chitinophaga pollutisoli containing:
- a CDS encoding gluconate:H+ symporter encodes the protein MLSPLLLVLLSILLLIALIMWAKLDTFISFIIVSILLALACGLDGPAIGKSITGGIGATLGSLVTILGFGAMLGKLVADSGAAQRITSSMIRIFGIPRIQWGMALAGLLVGIPMFYTAGFVIVVPLIFATGLSTRLPLLYLGIPMISALSTAHGFLPPHPSPTAISQQLGADLGKTLVYGLIIAIPTIAIAGPLFGSTLRKMEVTPEQGLVQIQQRPDNELPGLGISLFTALLPLILLTITTALDPFMAPGSPLRPAVSIIGDPNIAMLLSLLAAIYFLGLRRGTGMKSLMKSLETAFKDVAPIMLIIAGSGVFMQVIKDGGINTYIGQSMQGLALSPLVLGWLIAAAIRVCVGSATVAGLTTVGILLPIIQQQQVHPELMVLSIGAGSLMFSHVNDGGFWLFKEYFNLTLKQTFATWSVMETIVSVCGLLGVLALQAFL